The nucleotide sequence ctgaccttagagatcatttttatgtctcaattttggtttggtcagggcgtgagttggggtgggcattctatgttttgtgttctatgttttctgtctttgtgtctgtaccagacagaactgtttcgtgttgttcgATTTTCGTTtatcactttgttatttttgtcatAGCGTTCACTTTTCAATAAaaggcatgaacacttaccacgctgtgttttggtctcctcccttagaTGATCATTACAGcatgagtaggcctataactccctTCCTATTCTATCCAGAGTTTAGAGAAATTTCTCAGATTGGAAATGATctattatcaggctggttaatGTTACGCGACTCTGAATTTAGAAAAATCCACCCACACTCGGCCCCGCCCCTACCtactcagccagtcaggagccgctctGTGTTGCGGAGGTGGCATACTGCATACTTGTTACGAAACGGTACGTGCTAAATGGTGTGCGACGATGAGTGTATATAGTATGCAGTTTAAGTGTGTACTacgctagtatgggtattcggacgtGGCCAGACTTCACCAGGTAACTAGCTAAGTGGACCTCAAATGAAAGGAACCCCACAAAACACACAGTCGTCCTCCTTGTGGTCATTCTGGATGTGGTGCATGTGAATAATCACATTAGTGTAGCTTAACTCTGTGTCTGAAATAATATCACTGAGAACTGGAGTGATTTGTGGGGATTTATTTTGCCGCCTGCAGAGTTGACAACCGGTTTCAGTGTCAGCTCTTGCGCACCTTCTCCCAAGGATAGACAGATgagaatttttttttattgtggtgCACAAATGCCGTGCACCTAGCACACcacaatacagttgaagtttgaagtttacataaacttaagttggagtcattaaaactcgtttttcaaccactccacaaatttcttgttaacaaactatagttttggcaagtcggttaggacatctactttgtgcatgacacaagtaattttttacacaagtaaacaattgtttacagacagattatttcacttataattcaatgtatcacaattccagtgggtcagaagtttacatacactaagttgactgtgcctttaaacagcttggacaattccagaaaatgatgtcatggctttagaagcttctgataggttaattgacatgatttgagtcaattggaggtgtacctgtggatgtatttcaagacctatcttcaaactcagtgcctccttgcttgacatcatggaaaatcaaaataaatcagccaagacctcagaaaaaaattgtagacctccacaagtctggttcatccttgggagcaatttccaaatgcctaaaggtaccacattcatctgtacaaacaatagtacacaagtataaacaccatgggaccacgcaggcttcataccgctcaggaaggagatgtgttctgtctcctaaagatgaacgtactttgctgcgaaaagtgcaaatcaatcccagaagaacagcaaaggaccttgtgaagatgctggaggaaacaggtagaaaagtgtctatatccacagtaaaacgagtcctatatcaacagaacctgaaaggctgcgcagcaaggaagaagccactgctccaaaaccgccataaaaaagccagactacggtttgcaactgcacatggggacaaagatcgtactttttggagaaatgtcctctggtctgttgaaacaaaaatataactgtttggccataatgaccatcattatgtttggaggaaaagggggagacttgcaagctgaagacaccatcccaaccgtgaagcacgggtggcagcatcatgttgtgggggtgctttgctgcaggagggactggtgcacttcacaaaatagatggcatcatgagggaggaaaattatgtggatatattgaagcaacatctcaagacatcagtcaggaagttaaagcttggtcgcaaatgggtcttccaaatggacattgaccccaggcatacttccaaagttgtggcaaaatggcttaaggacaacaaagtaaaggtattggagtggccctgacctcaatcccatagaacatttgtgggcagaactgaaaaagtgtgtgcgagcaaggaggcctacaaacctgactcagttacaccagctctgtcaggaggaatgggccaaaattcacccaacttattgtgggaagcttgtggaaggctacccgaaatgtttgacccaagttaaacaatttaaaggcaatgctaccaaatacaaattgagtgtatgtaaacttctgacccactgggaatgtgatgaagtaaataaaagctgaaataagtcattctgtctactattattctgacatttcacattcttaaaataaaatcgtgatcctaactgacgtaagacagggaatttttactaggattaaatgtcaggaattgtgaaaaactgagtttaaatgtatttggctaaggtgtatgtaaacctccgacctCAACTGTACATATGCTATAGtataaaattaaatataaaagtTATTATTTGCAATcctttttataaattatattaaaACATGCCTGCAGAGAGTTGACAAAAACAGGTTGCAGTGTCAGGTCTGACGCACCTGTCCGGGCATAGCAACCACTAAGTACATGGCAACAATGCACCATGGTACTCAACAGGCTGCGCTGCTAACACTGATAGTAAGCTAAATCAACTTTTGAAACATGCTCGTGCGTTAGAAATAATTATATACAATGATAATTACAGCAAAATATATTCATACAAATGACAAAACAATTCTCCCACTTAAAGAGCATTTACATATTTGACACTTAAAAATAGAGGAGCCGAGGACAACATACTGTACCTTCTCCCAGGGATAGGAAGACGAGAGAGGACGATAAAAGGGGAAGCAACAGGACCAAACAAATGGACCAAACCAACCAAGGATGCACTATCAAACCTGACATTATAAATGGACCAAACCAACCAAGGAAGCCCTATCAAACCTGACATTATAAATGGACCAAACCAACCAAGAAAGCCCTATCAAACCTGACATTATAAATGGACCAAACCAACCAAGGAAGCCCTATCAAACCTGACATTATAAATGGACCAAACCAACCAAGGAAGCCCTATCAAACCTGACATTATAAATGGACCAAACCAACCAAGGAAGCCCTATCAAACCTGACATTATAAATGGACCAAACCAACCAAGGAAGCCCTATCAAACCTGACATTATAAATGGACCAAACCAACCAAGGAAGCCCTATCAAACCTGACATTATAAATGGACCAAACCAACCAAGGAAACCCTATCAAACCTGACATTATAAATGGACCAAACCAACCAAGGAAGCCCTATCAAACCTGAcattaaacattttttatcatgAGCTAATACATTGTAGTGCTTTTACATCCAATGAAATGACAGCAGATAAAATAGTACACATAGAAtgtaaataatacaaaataaatgaaTCACCTCTTGAAGTGAACAATTGACCCAGTCCTCTGCACAACTCCTTCAAAATGAATGTCCTCTGCACAACTCCTTCAAAATGAATGTCCTCTGCACAACTCCTTCAAAATGAATGTCCTCTGCACAACTCCTTCCAAATGAATGTCCTCTGCACAACTCCTTCAAAATAAAAAGTCATCTGCATAATCTAGGGTAACAGCATCACTCTGCTACATTAGGAATCACTTGCTTTGACGGATCCACTTCTAAAACAATAAACGTCTGCTCTGTTCAGGCCTTGTATTCTTGAGCTTTTCTTGTCTGGTAAACACAACCTAGCTTGTTTTCTCACCCTCCCACCCCTTTTTACTTTAGAATCTGTTTCAGCCACCCCCAAAAATTGGCTCCAGCTCGGCTAGACACCCGTCCTTCTCTTCTCTACCCGGCTCTGTGGCGCTCTCGTTTAAAACGTGAGAAATTATAATTATCAGAATTATGCTTTTAATGATGCGTTAATTAGACTCCTAGAGTGAGATTAGCAAGCGCTTATGAATTATTAGCTGTGAAATCCTTCCAGATTCatacgttttttttttacagacgAGACCATAGAAATGTAGCTTTCTGCTTGGTGATTAGCGCGCCTCGAAATAACAGAACAGATTTTGGTACATATGCTTATGATTACAACTTTTATAAATGCATCgatttaactctgtgttgtacaGGCAGTCTTGTAGCCTACTTGGTTTAAGTGACTATACACTTATACTCCTTGATGGCCTGGTTCACAGTCAGCTTTTGACACAACAGATGTTTGACTTGAGTTTGATGTAACTAGCTGTTACATCAAACCACTATCCAGGACCTTATTGTGTCTGTGTTAAACTAAGTCAGAATATCCTGGTATAGGAAGGAGTCACATAGACCTAGTACACTCAGTTGTACAACTTGTAAGAGGCCATGTTGAGAGCACTTCTCTGACTGTCATTAGTGTACTTGTAAGAGGCCATGTTGAGAGCACTTCTCTGACTGTCACTAGTGTACTTGTAAGAGGCCATGTTGAGAGCACTTCTCTGACTGTCACTAGTGTACCTGTAAGAGGCCATGTTGAGAGCACTTCTCTGACTGTCATTAGTGTACTTGTAAGAGGCCATGTTGAGAGCACTTCTCTGACTGTCACTAGTGTACTTGTAAGAGGCCATGTTGAGAGCACTTCTCTGACTGTCACTAGTGTACCTGTAAGAGGCCATGTTGAGAGCACTTCTCTGACTGTCACTAGTGTACTTGTAAGAGGCCATGTTGAGAGCACTTCTCTCTGTCACTAGTGTACCTGTAAGAGGCCATGTTGAGAGCACTTCTCTGACTGTCACTAGTGTACCTGTAAGAGGCCATGTTGAGAGCACTTCTCTGACTGTCACTAGTGTACCTGTAAGAGGCCATGTTGAGAGCACTTCTCTGACTGTCACTAGTGTACCTGTAAGAGGCCATGTTGAGAGCACTTCTCTGACTGTCACTAGTGTACCTGTAAGAGGCCATGTTGAGAGCACTTCTCTCTGTCACTAGTGTACTTGTAAGAGGCCATGTTGAGAGCACTTCTCTCTGTCACTAGTGTACCTGTAAGAGGCCATGTTGAGAGCACTTCTCTGACTGTCACTAGTGTACTTGTAAGAGGCCATGTTGAGAGCACTTCTCTCTGTCACTAGTGTACCTGTAAGAGGCCATGTTGAGAGCACTTCTCTCTGTCACTAGTGTACTTGTAAGAGGCCATGTTGAGAGCACTTCTCTGACTGTCACTAGTGTACCTGTAAGAGGCCATGTTGAGAGCACTTCTCTGACTGTCACTAGTGTACTTGTAAGAGGCCATGTTGAGAGCACTTCTCTCTGTCACTAGTGTACCTGTAAGAGGCCATGTTGAGAGCACTTCTCTGACTGTCACTAGTGTACCTGTAAGAGGCCATGTTGAGAGCACTTCTCTGACTGTCACTAGTGTACCTGTAAGAGGCCATGTTGAGAGCACTTCTCTGACTGTCACTAGTGTACCTGTAAGAGGCCATGTTGAGAGCACTTCTCTGACTGTCACTAGTGTACCTGTAAGAGGCCATGTTGAGAGCACTTCTCTCTGTCACTAGTGTACCTGTAAGAGGCCATGTTGAGAGCACTTCTCTCTGTCACTAGTGTACCTGTAAGAGGCCATGTTGAGAGCACTTCTCTCTGTCACTAGTGTACCTGTAAGAGGCCATGTTGAGAGCACTTCTCTCTGTCACTAGTGTACCTGTAAGAGGCCATGTTGAGAGCACTTCTCTCTGTCACTAGTGTACCTGTAAGAGGCCATGTTGAGAGCACTTCTCTGACTGTCACTAGTGTACCTGTAAGAGGCCATGTTGAGAGCACTTCTCTGACTGTCACTAGTGTACCTGTAAAAGGCCATGTTGAGAGCACTTCTCTCTGTCACTAGTGTACCTGTAAGAGGCCATGTTGAGAGCACTTCTCTCTGTCACTAGTGTACCTGTAAGAGGCCATGTTGAGAGCACTTCTCTGACTGTCACTAGTGTACCTGTAAGAGGCCATGTTGAGAGCACTTCTCTCTGTCACTAGTGTACATGTAAGAGGCCATGTTGAGAGCACTTCTCAGACTGTCACTAGTGTACCTGTAAGAGGCCATGTTGAGAGCACTTCTCTGACTGTCACTAGTGTACTTGTAAGAGGCCATGTTGAGAGCACTTCTCTCTGTCACTAGTGTACCTGTAAGAGGCCATGTTGAGAGCACTTCTCTGACTGTCACTAGTGTACCTGTAAGAGGCCATGTTGAGAGCACTTCTCTCTGTCACTAGTGTACTTGTAAGAGGCCATGTTGAGAGCACTTCTCTGACTGTCACTAGTGTACCTGTAAGAGGCCAAGTTGAGAGCACTTCTCTGACTGTCACTAGTGTACCTGTAAGAGGCCATGTTGAGAGCACTTCTCTCTGTCACTAGTGTACTTGTAAGAGGCCATGTTGAGAGCACTTCTCTCTGTCACTAGTGTACCTGTAAGAGGCCATGTTGAGAGCACTTCTCTGACTGTCACTAGTGTACCTGTAAGAGGCCATGTTGAGAGCACTTCTCTGACTGTCACTAGTGTACCTGTAAGAGGCCATGTTGAGAGCACTTCTCTCTGTCACTAGTGTACCTGTAAGAGGCCATGTTGAGAGCACTTCTCTCTGTCACTAGTGTACTTGTAAGAGGCCATGTTGAGAGCACTTCTCTCTGTCACTAGTGTACTTGTAAGAGGCCATGTTGAGAGCACTTCTCTCTGTCACTAGTGTACCTGTAAGAGGCCATGTTGAGAGCACTTCTCTCTGTCACTAGTGTACCTGTAAGAGGCCATGTTGAGAGCACTTCTCTCTGTCACTAGTGTACTTGTAAGAGGCCATGTTGAGAGCACTTCTCTCTGTCACTAGTGTACCTGTAAGAGGCCATGTTGAGAGCACTTCTCTCTGTCACTAGTGTACTTGTAAGAGGCCATGTTGAGAGCACTTCTCTGACTGTCACTAGTGTACCTGTAAGAGGCCATGTTGAGAGCATTTCTCTGACTGTCACTAGTCGAGAGACGACAAAGGGAAAACTTAACAGAGCATGCAGGGAGAATTTGGGTAATTCTTCCTTGTAATAACTACCTCTAGGTTGTTTTGAATCTGAGGCGTCCCAGACGGCCATTCTTGTTCAACCACTGTGTCCGTGGCCATCCTCTTTAGGATATTCAACCATCTGCTGTCCAAACTACAGAAGGGAAATGGATGGTAATGGAGCTGCTAATTTGCAGGATGTGGGGCTGGGAACATCCTACCAGCTCCTCCTGCTGCTTAACATGCACGGTGGGGGAAGCTGAAGCTACAGAGTTAAAGGATGCACGGTGGGGGAAGCTGAAGCTACAGAATTAAAGGATGCACGGTGGGGGAAGCTGAAGCTATAGAGTTAAAGGATGCACGGTGGGGGAAGCTGAAGCTATAGTGTTAAAGGATGCACGGTGGGGGAAGCTGAAGCTATAGTGTTAAAGGATGCACGGTGGGGGAAGCTGAAGCTATAGTGTTAAAGGATGCACGGTGGAGGAAGCTGAAGCTATAGTGTTAAAGGATGCACGGTGGGGGAAGCTGAAACTACAGAGTTAAAGGATGCATGGTGGAGGAAGCTGAAGCTACAGAGATAAAGGATGCAAGGTGGAGGAAGCTGAAGCTACAGAGTTAAAGGACTGGAGCAGTTTGGAAGGGAAAAAATGATATCTGGACCTGTATTAACATAGAGTTCCAGAGTAAGAGTGCTGACGTAGGATCAGTTTAGCATTTTAGATCAAAattaataagattacatggacagggggacctgatcctacatcagcactcctactctgagatgtttGTTGAATACAAGCCCTGCATTTTACTGTGTCAATGGACAAGCACCAGACTTCTTCACCTACTTTCATCTCTAAAAAAATACTCATCACCCCTATGCCTACCACCACCACattcaccaccacccccaccatcaccaccaccaccaccatcatcaccaccacccccaccatcaccaccacccccaccatcaccaccatcaacaccacaatcaccaccactaccatcaccaccaacaccaccaccactaccatcacccccacaattaccaccaccaccaccatcaccaccaccatcatcaccacccacaacatcaccaccatcaccaccacaatcaccaccaccaccaccaccactaccatcaccaccaccaccacaatcaccaccaccaccaccaccaccaccatcaccaccaccatcatcaccaccaccaccatcatcaccaccccCAACATCATCACCacccccaccatcaccaccacctccaccatcaccaccatcaccaccacaatcaccacccccaccatcaccaccacctccaccatcaccaccatcaccaccacccccaccatcaccaccatcaccaccacaatcacaaccaccaccatcaccaccaccatcaccaccacaatcaccaccaccatcaccaccacaatcaccaccaccaccaccatcaccaccacccccaccaccaccaccatcaccaacatcaccaccacaatcaccaccaccatcatcaccatcaccaccaccaccatcaccactaccatcaccaccaccatcaccaccaccatcatcaccaccaccaccatcaccaccaccatcaccaccaccatcaccaccacaatcaccaccaccaccatcatctacaccacccccaccatcaccaccatcatcaccaccaccaccaccatcatcaacaccacaatcaccaccaccaccatcatcaccaccaccatcaccaccaccaccaccatcatcatcaccatcacaatcatcaccaccatcatcaccaccaccatcatcaccaccatcatcatcaccacccctaccaccaccatcatcacaacccccaccatcaccaccaccatcatcacaacccccaccatcaccaccatcatcatcaccaccaccatcatcaccaccaccatcatcacaacccccaccatcaccaccatcatcatcaccaccaccatcaccaccaccaccatcatcaccaccacattcaccaccaccatcatcaccaccatcatcatcaccacccctaccaccaccatcatcacaacccccaccatcaccaccaccaccatcatcaccaccacattcaccaccaccaccatcaccaccaccatcataccaCCCCTATCATCACCacccccaccatcaccaccatcatcatcaccatcaccacctccaccacaatcaccaccaccatcatcaccaccatcatcatcaccaccctACCACCATTATCACCACccctaccacaaccatcatcacaAGCCCcacaatcaccaccaccaccaccaccactaccatcataccaccaccatcatcaccacccccaccatcaccaccaccatcaccaccaccaccaccatcaccaccaccatcaccagatttgtctgtcggactgccagatggtgaagcgggattcatcactccagagaatgcatttacactgctccagagtccaattgtgGCGAgcattacaccactccagccaacgcttggcattgcgcacggtgatcttaggcttgtgtgcagctgctcggtcatggaaacccatttcatgaagctcccgatgaacagttattgtgctgacgttgcttccagaggcagtttggaactcggtagtgagtgtcgcAACCGAGGACTGACAATTTTTACACACAATGAgcttcagcacttggtggtcccgttctgtgagcttgtgtggcctaccacttcatggctgagccgttgttgctcctatacgtttccatttcacaataacagcacttacagttgaccggggcagctctagcagggcagaaatttgattaaCTGgcttggaaaggtggtatcctatgacagtgccacgttgaaagtcactaagctcttcagtaaggccattctactaccatgtttttgtctatggagattgcatggctgtgtgctcgattttatacacatataagcaacgggtgtggctgaaatagctccTAGTGGTATTATAAAGGCCTCAGTGTACAACACAACAACAGAGCACTGCTCAGGTTATATTACCCAGAGAGCCCTCCAACAACTCTGAGGATATTGGATAGATGCTCACCAGACCTGGGTCCAAATACTATCTGAAATAATGTCTATATTTCAATTACGTTATCTGTGCTTTATCTGTGCTTATTCtgtgattgagcttgcctggcttgACGGACAAATAGAATAGTGCAAAAAAGTATAAGCCCCGCCCATATGGCGGAGCTCAAAGTGTTGAGTATTAGAACCCAGCCTGTATTGGAGACACACAGCCAGGTATGGCTT is from Salvelinus namaycush isolate Seneca chromosome 17, SaNama_1.0, whole genome shotgun sequence and encodes:
- the LOC120062179 gene encoding basic proline-rich protein-like — protein: MFVEYKPCILLCQWTSTRLLHLLSSLKKYSSPLCLPPPHSPPPPPSPPPPPSSPPPPPSPPPPPSPPSTPQSPPLPSPPTPPPLPSPPQLPPPPPSPPPSSPPTTSPPSPPQSPPPPPPLPSPPPPQSPPPPPPPPSPPPSSPPPPSSPPPTSSPPPPSPPPPPSPPSPPQSPPPPSPPPPPSPPSPPPPPSPPSPPQSQPPPSPPPSPPQSPPPSPPQSPPPPPSPPPPPPPPSPTSPPQSPPPSSPSPPPPSPLPSPPPSPPPSSPPPPSPPPSPPPSPPQSPPPPSSTPPPPSPPSSPPPPPSSTPQSPPPPSSPPPSPPPPPSSSPSQSSPPSSPPPSSPPSSSPPLPPPSSQPPPSPPPSSQPPPSPPSSS